The Chitinophagaceae bacterium genome segment CTGCCTTTCACAAAAAGTAAAATTTGAAGTATTTCTCAACCCCTTATCTATAAAAATTGTTATTGTATATCGAAAACCGTAATTTAGCAGCATTTTAAACGAATTAAAGACTTATGTACAAAAATCTTCAACAAAGGCTGCAGGAAGAAATTAGAGAAATAGAGGCTGCCGGACTATACAAAAAAGAAAGAGTTATTCACTCACCGCAAAGCGCTGAAATTAAACTACAGGACGGTAGTTCAGTGATAAATATGTGTGCTAATAATTATTTGGGTTTATCCTCTCACCCGGAGGTTATTAAGGCAGCTAAAGACACCCTGAATAGTCATGGTTTTGGAATGTCATCTGTTCGGTTCATTTGCGGAACGCAGGATATTCATAAACAGCTTGAAAAGAAAATCTCTGAGTTTCTCGGCACGGAAGACACTATACTTTATGCCGCTGCTTTTGATGCTAACGGAGGTGTTTTTGAACCCCTTTTTACGGCTGAAGATGCCATAATTTCCGATGAATTGAATCATGCCTCTATCATTGACGGTGTCCGCCTGTGTAAAGCACAGCGTTACAGATACAAGAACAATGACATGAATGACCTGGAAGAGCAATTAAAAAAAGCTCAGAGCCAGCGAAACAGAATAATTGTTACCGACGGTGTTTTTAGTATGGACGGAACGATTGCCGATCTGGAAGGCATAGTTGCTCTGGCAGAAAAATATGATGCTATTGTAATGATAGACGAATGTCATGCAACAGGCTTTTTAGGTAAAACCGGAAAGGGAACCCATGAGTTTCGGAATGTTATGGGCAAAATAGATATTATTACCAGCACTCTGGGAAAAGCACTTGGAGGTGCAAGCGGAGGCTTTACCAGTGGTAGAAAAGAAATCATTGATATCCTCAGACAGCGCTCCAGGCCTTATCTTTTTTCAAACACATTGGCACCAACTATTACCGGAGCCTCTTTAAAAGTACTTGATTTGCTTAATGAAAGCACCGCTTTGAGAGACACCCTTGAATCTAATACCAAATACTTTAGAAGTGAGATTTCAAAAGCCGGATTTGATGTTAAGCCGGGCGAGCACCCCATTGTTCCAATCATGTTGTACGATGCCCCGCTTTCCCAAAAATTTGCCGATAAACTTTTAGAAGAAGGCGTTTATGCTATCGGGTTTTACTATCCGGTTGTTCCGAAAGAACAGGCAAGAATCAGAGTTCAGATTTCAGCAGCTCACACAAAAGAGCATTTAGATAAATCCATTCGTGCTTTTATTAAAGTAGGCAAAGATTTAAATGTAATTTAGAACTCAAAGAATTTAATACTGTTAATAGAAGTATATTCATAAAACCAAAAACTATAAATAATGAAATTAATCTCTTACCAAAATTCAGTGAACAAGCCACAGATAGCCATATTAGTAGATGATGATGTATATGATTTGGATCAACTAGACAATTCATTTCCTGCTACTATGGCAGAGTTTCTTAACGGAGAAGAACCGTTAATGGAAAAAGCAAAAGAATATGATAAAAAAATTAAGTCCGGAGAAATTAAAAATATAACTCCCAGAAATATAAAAGAGTTAAAATTATTATCTCCGGTTCCTAACCCTACATCTTGCAGGGATGCTTATGCCTTTCGTCAGCATGTAGCTTCTGCCAGAAAAAACAGAGGCGTTGATATGATACCCGAATATGATCAGTATCCGGTATTTTACTTTACCAATCATAATGCAATTGAAGGTCCGGGAGAAATTGTTTGTATGGAAGATCACTTTCACAAACTTGATTTTGAGCTTGAAGCAGCAATTGTAATAGGAAAAAGAGGGAGAAATGTAAGAGCTGAAGATGCAGACCAATACATTGCCGGGTTTACCATTATGAATGATATGAGTGCCCGTTTATTGCAAATGGAGGAAATGAAACTAAACTTAGGCCCTGCAAAAGGAAAAGACTTTTCAACTGTCATAGGACCCTGGTTAGTAACTCCTGACGAGCTGGAAGACTTTAAAACATCTCCTAAAAAAGGACATACAGGATTGGCCTTAAAGCTTGGCATGAAGTGTCGTGTAAATGGAAAACAGGTTTCTGAAGGCAACCTGAAAGATATGGACTGGACTTTTGCAGAAATTATAGAAAGAGTCTCTTATGGTGTTGACATACTACCCGGAGATGTTATAGGTTCAGGAACTGTTGGCACAGGCTGCTTTCTTGAATTAAACGGAACCGGCTTGCGTTTAGATAAAAACTTTAAACCTCAGTGGTTGGAAGATGGAGATGAGGTTGAACTTGAAATTGATGGTTTGGGAATTTTAAAAAATACCATCAAAAAAGATGCAGATGATTTCTCTATTTTAGCCAGAAAAAAGAACGTTTAAACTTAAGAAAATGATTAGCATTAATCCGGAAGAAGAATCCGTTGCAAAAGTACATGCATACATGCTTGGAGCTGTTGCACCAAGACCAATAGCATTTGTAAGTACCATTGACAAAAATGGTAAAATCAATTTGTCGCCTTACAGCTTTTTCAACGGATTCAGTGCTAATCCTCCCACATTAATCTTTTCTCCGGCCAGAAGAGTCCGTGACAATACAACCAAACATACGCTTGAAAACGTTTTGGAAGTGCCGGAGGCTTGTATAAATGTTGTTACTTATGACATGGTTCATCAAACATCATTGGCGAGTACGGAGTATCCTAAGGGCACAAATGAGTTTGTGAAAGCCGGTTTCACCCCTTTGGAGTCAGAGCGTATTAAACCTCCCCGCGTTAAAGAATCTCCGGTACAGTTTGAATGCAAAGTAAAGGATGTGATTCACCTTGGAAAAGAAGGCGGAGCAGGCAACTTAGTAATTTGTGAAATCATAAAAATTCATTTGGCAGAATCAGTTTTAAATGAAAACCATCAGTTAGACCCTCAAAAAATAAATCTGGTAGGTAGAATGGGGGGAAATTTTTATACCAAAGCTTATGGCAGCTCTTTATTTGAGGTGCCGAAGCCCCTTAGCAAGTTAGGGGTTGGTATAGACATGCTTCCCGAGCAAATAAGAAATAGCCATATCTTATCCGGAAATGACTTGGGCCAATTGGGAAATGTTGAAAAAATACCCACACCTCTTACTTCTGATGAAATACAAACAGATGATTACTTAAGAGATGCTTTTGAAAGACTGAAAAATGATCCGGAAACCCTAAGTTTTCACCTGCATAAATATGCGAAGGAGCTGATAAAAAATAATCAGATTGAAGCTGCCTGGAAAGTTCTTTTAATTGATCCTTTTAAGTAAGAAGTGTAAAGTGTTGATGACTTTCCCTAGTCCAAAATCTATTTAAAAACAGCAAACTAATGTTTTTTGGTTTGCTTTACAACACCTCCGCCAACTTCTTTGATATTTTCTACATAGAAAAAGGCTTTAGGATCTTTTGCTAAAATTGCTTGCTTAATCCGGTGAATCTCAAGCCTGGTGACTACCGTTACAATAATATCGCAATCGTGCTTGGTGTCAAAGGAGTTATACAGATATCCCCGCTCACCTTTATAGACGGTAATGGCCTTTTTAAAATCTTTTACAATGATTGACTTAATGGCATCATGTTCTTTTGAAATAATTGTGAGTGCCGTATAAGACTCAAAGCCATCCACGACATAGTCAGCAGTTTTTGTGGCAGTAAAGTAAGTAAGAATCGAATACATGGCGGGTTCTATGCCAAAATAGAATGCTGCTGTAAGAAAGATGATGGAATTTACCAGCATGATGACTTCAGTGGTTTGAAAGCCGGATTTCTTATTAGTGTATTCAGCAATCACTTCCAAACCGTCAATCACTCCACCGATTTTAATAATAAAACCAATACCCAAACCAATCAAAAAGCCACCGAAAATGGAGATGAGGATTTTTTCATTGGTCACTGTGGGTACTTCTACCACTTCCAACAAAATACACAGCAGGGTAATGGCAATCAACCCTTGTACGGCAAAGGTTTTCCCCATTTTTTTATAGCCCATGAACAGAAAAGGAAGGTTCAGCACAAACAGAACAATTCCGATATTAATTCCAAAAATTTTATAGACTAAAATCGAAATCCCGGTCACGCCTCCATCCAAAAAATTATTGGGAATCATAAATCCTTTCAGGGCAACGAGTGCACACAAAACCCCAAGCACAGTAAATGCAATGGATTTAAAAGAAAAAATATCGTTCCAGTTTACCTTTTCTGATACTGTCATTTTATTCTCAGATTTAATGTTTTGCCTGTTGCATTTTGCACAGGAAAAAATAGCTTTAAAATAAAAATAATCTAAACTGCCGAAGCCCTTTATAGTGAATTCCATCCATGTTTCAGGATGATCTCATTTATATATTTTTGTTTAACCGGTTCTCTGTGTTTTTTAGCAAAAGCTGTAAAGTAGCTATGCGATTGCAGGAATTTAACCTGTAAGCGATCCCAATCTTCCCTGTTTTTTACAATTTGAAAATGCAT includes the following:
- a CDS encoding YitT family protein, with the translated sequence MTVSEKVNWNDIFSFKSIAFTVLGVLCALVALKGFMIPNNFLDGGVTGISILVYKIFGINIGIVLFVLNLPFLFMGYKKMGKTFAVQGLIAITLLCILLEVVEVPTVTNEKILISIFGGFLIGLGIGFIIKIGGVIDGLEVIAEYTNKKSGFQTTEVIMLVNSIIFLTAAFYFGIEPAMYSILTYFTATKTADYVVDGFESYTALTIISKEHDAIKSIIVKDFKKAITVYKGERGYLYNSFDTKHDCDIIVTVVTRLEIHRIKQAILAKDPKAFFYVENIKEVGGGVVKQTKKH
- a CDS encoding fumarylacetoacetate hydrolase family protein encodes the protein MKLISYQNSVNKPQIAILVDDDVYDLDQLDNSFPATMAEFLNGEEPLMEKAKEYDKKIKSGEIKNITPRNIKELKLLSPVPNPTSCRDAYAFRQHVASARKNRGVDMIPEYDQYPVFYFTNHNAIEGPGEIVCMEDHFHKLDFELEAAIVIGKRGRNVRAEDADQYIAGFTIMNDMSARLLQMEEMKLNLGPAKGKDFSTVIGPWLVTPDELEDFKTSPKKGHTGLALKLGMKCRVNGKQVSEGNLKDMDWTFAEIIERVSYGVDILPGDVIGSGTVGTGCFLELNGTGLRLDKNFKPQWLEDGDEVELEIDGLGILKNTIKKDADDFSILARKKNV
- the kbl gene encoding glycine C-acetyltransferase produces the protein MYKNLQQRLQEEIREIEAAGLYKKERVIHSPQSAEIKLQDGSSVINMCANNYLGLSSHPEVIKAAKDTLNSHGFGMSSVRFICGTQDIHKQLEKKISEFLGTEDTILYAAAFDANGGVFEPLFTAEDAIISDELNHASIIDGVRLCKAQRYRYKNNDMNDLEEQLKKAQSQRNRIIVTDGVFSMDGTIADLEGIVALAEKYDAIVMIDECHATGFLGKTGKGTHEFRNVMGKIDIITSTLGKALGGASGGFTSGRKEIIDILRQRSRPYLFSNTLAPTITGASLKVLDLLNESTALRDTLESNTKYFRSEISKAGFDVKPGEHPIVPIMLYDAPLSQKFADKLLEEGVYAIGFYYPVVPKEQARIRVQISAAHTKEHLDKSIRAFIKVGKDLNVI
- a CDS encoding flavin reductase family protein, translating into MISINPEEESVAKVHAYMLGAVAPRPIAFVSTIDKNGKINLSPYSFFNGFSANPPTLIFSPARRVRDNTTKHTLENVLEVPEACINVVTYDMVHQTSLASTEYPKGTNEFVKAGFTPLESERIKPPRVKESPVQFECKVKDVIHLGKEGGAGNLVICEIIKIHLAESVLNENHQLDPQKINLVGRMGGNFYTKAYGSSLFEVPKPLSKLGVGIDMLPEQIRNSHILSGNDLGQLGNVEKIPTPLTSDEIQTDDYLRDAFERLKNDPETLSFHLHKYAKELIKNNQIEAAWKVLLIDPFK